A part of Gramella sp. MAR_2010_147 genomic DNA contains:
- a CDS encoding tetratricopeptide repeat protein: MQIRFIIFLILGCMLSGFSQEETIKTADSLSAVGEKTAAIELLKSLQPKSETVYLKLARIQQANGQNEEALQNYKMVMKKNPEKILTSIDYGELLLETGKLDMADSLFSDLSEKYPENAGFIYRIGLAKEKKKDSTAMRYFFKTTIWDSTHQGALYKTAKYYLKNGKSYNAIVSARSGLKVRPDNVSLLSILGQAYSASLQFEKAIAPYEKLVALGEGSEFILGKLAKAYRVNSQPEKAIETYKMMLDINDMNSAVHSNLGALYLKTNEVEKAQQHFTMALLIKKQAVDREYLNIGLTFKRMEDFKSAFENFESALKENPENERALLERAIAADAYFEDQEAVLNLYETYIKKYGESGRNDMISVAKYRISELKSEMHQAK, translated from the coding sequence TATTATATTTTTAATATTAGGCTGTATGCTGTCTGGTTTTTCTCAGGAAGAAACTATCAAGACAGCTGACAGCCTTTCAGCTGTAGGCGAAAAAACAGCCGCGATTGAACTTTTAAAAAGCTTGCAACCAAAATCGGAAACTGTCTATCTAAAATTAGCCAGGATCCAGCAGGCCAATGGTCAGAATGAGGAAGCACTTCAGAATTATAAAATGGTAATGAAAAAAAATCCAGAAAAAATTCTCACCTCTATTGACTATGGTGAACTGCTTCTGGAAACCGGAAAACTGGACATGGCAGATAGTCTTTTCAGTGATCTAAGTGAAAAATATCCTGAAAATGCTGGCTTCATTTATAGGATTGGACTTGCTAAAGAGAAAAAGAAGGATAGCACGGCCATGAGGTACTTCTTTAAAACAACAATTTGGGATTCTACTCATCAGGGAGCACTTTATAAAACCGCAAAATACTACCTTAAAAATGGCAAATCTTACAATGCGATCGTTTCAGCCAGATCAGGGCTGAAAGTAAGGCCAGATAATGTTTCCTTATTGTCAATTTTAGGTCAGGCATATTCTGCTTCCCTGCAATTTGAAAAAGCCATTGCTCCTTATGAAAAACTAGTAGCACTTGGCGAAGGTTCAGAATTTATTCTGGGAAAACTTGCGAAAGCTTATCGCGTCAATTCCCAGCCCGAAAAAGCTATAGAAACCTATAAAATGATGCTGGATATCAACGATATGAATAGCGCGGTTCATTCCAACCTCGGCGCGCTTTACCTTAAAACAAATGAAGTTGAAAAAGCTCAGCAACACTTCACTATGGCACTGCTAATTAAAAAACAGGCTGTAGACCGTGAATATCTCAATATTGGACTTACGTTTAAAAGAATGGAAGACTTTAAAAGTGCATTTGAAAATTTTGAGTCGGCTCTTAAAGAAAATCCTGAAAACGAACGAGCCTTATTAGAACGTGCTATTGCTGCCGATGCATATTTTGAAGATCAGGAAGCAGTTTTAAATCTTTATGAAACCTATATAAAAAAATATGGTGAATCTGGCAGAAATGATATGATCTCTGTTGCAAAATATCGTATTAGTGAATTAAAAAGCGAGATGCACCAGGCGAAATAG
- a CDS encoding glycosyltransferase: protein MAAPNLQVMLLLIFFGIITAAYLGIVAAFVFGWNKVPEFSLTGMASVNTFSIIIPYRNEAENLPVLFKSLSNLNYHTSKFEIILVNDDSKDDSKILAENFKEDFPEMNIKLLENKHKTNSPKKDAIQTAIEFSNFDYIATTDADCVVPSKWLQFFDESIQNSASKMIAGPVGFIQLVGKKKPYFQNFEEMDFMSLQASTVGAFGVEKAFMCNAANMCYEKETFLREAGFNDNVRVASGDDVFLLQKLRKKGIEVFFIKSIKAAVYTNYQKSLSGLINQRIRWAAKASSYTSVFAKFTGLIVFLMNLSLIVLTGLTFFKLFSYQFLMLIFLLKFNLDFILIYKSAKFMNRENLMRHYLWSSLLYPFFTVYVAILSFFNGYEWKGRRFHK from the coding sequence TTGGCAGCACCAAACTTACAGGTTATGCTTTTGCTGATCTTTTTTGGAATAATTACCGCAGCTTATCTGGGAATAGTGGCCGCATTTGTTTTTGGTTGGAATAAAGTACCTGAATTCAGTCTAACAGGAATGGCTTCAGTAAACACATTTTCTATTATCATTCCTTATAGAAATGAAGCTGAAAATTTACCAGTATTATTCAAATCCTTAAGCAACCTGAATTACCACACCAGTAAATTTGAAATTATCCTGGTAAATGATGATTCTAAAGATGATTCTAAAATTCTGGCTGAAAATTTCAAGGAAGATTTTCCGGAAATGAATATCAAATTACTGGAGAATAAGCATAAAACAAATTCACCTAAAAAGGATGCGATCCAAACTGCGATAGAGTTTTCAAATTTCGATTATATCGCGACTACAGATGCCGATTGTGTAGTTCCTTCTAAATGGTTGCAGTTTTTTGATGAAAGCATTCAAAATTCAGCTTCAAAAATGATTGCAGGACCGGTTGGTTTTATTCAACTAGTAGGTAAAAAAAAGCCTTATTTTCAGAATTTTGAAGAAATGGATTTTATGAGCTTGCAGGCTTCTACCGTTGGTGCTTTCGGCGTTGAAAAAGCTTTTATGTGCAACGCCGCCAATATGTGTTATGAAAAGGAAACTTTTTTAAGGGAAGCAGGATTTAATGATAATGTAAGAGTTGCCAGTGGCGATGATGTTTTTCTGTTACAGAAACTAAGAAAGAAAGGAATTGAGGTTTTCTTTATAAAATCTATAAAGGCTGCTGTTTATACGAATTACCAAAAAAGTTTAAGTGGACTCATAAACCAGCGAATTCGATGGGCAGCGAAAGCTTCATCCTATACCAGTGTTTTTGCAAAATTTACAGGACTTATCGTTTTTCTGATGAATTTATCCCTGATTGTATTAACAGGTCTGACTTTTTTTAAACTTTTTTCATACCAATTCCTGATGTTGATTTTCCTTCTAAAATTCAATCTGGATTTTATATTGATCTATAAGTCGGCAAAATTCATGAACCGGGAAAACCTGATGCGACATTATCTTTGGAGCAGTTTGCTTTACCCGTTTTTTACGGTGTATGTGGCGATACTTTCTTTTTTTAATGGTTATGAGTGGAAGGGGAGAAGATTTCATAAATAA
- the ruvC gene encoding crossover junction endodeoxyribonuclease RuvC, translating into MKSERIILGIDPGTTIMGFGLIKVENKKMSFIQMNELQLTKYSDHYKKLKLIFERTIELIDNYHPDEIAIEAPFFGKNVQSMLKLGRAQGVAMAAGLSREIPITEYLPKKIKMAITGNGNASKEQVAKMLQSQLKIGKLPKNLDATDGLAAAVCHFYNSGKTEIGKSYTGWDAFVKQNPNKVK; encoded by the coding sequence TTGAAAAGCGAAAGGATCATTCTCGGTATTGATCCCGGAACCACTATTATGGGCTTCGGCCTCATCAAAGTAGAAAATAAAAAGATGAGTTTTATTCAAATGAATGAACTTCAGCTTACCAAGTATTCAGACCATTACAAGAAATTAAAACTGATTTTTGAAAGAACCATAGAACTAATTGATAATTATCATCCCGATGAGATTGCGATTGAAGCTCCTTTTTTCGGAAAGAATGTTCAATCTATGCTAAAGCTTGGACGTGCCCAGGGAGTCGCTATGGCTGCCGGCCTCTCCAGGGAAATTCCAATTACCGAATATCTGCCAAAAAAGATCAAAATGGCCATCACCGGGAACGGAAACGCCAGTAAGGAACAGGTGGCAAAAATGCTGCAAAGTCAGTTGAAGATCGGCAAGCTTCCAAAAAATCTGGATGCGACCGACGGACTTGCCGCTGCGGTTTGTCATTTTTATAATTCCGGCAAAACGGAGATCGGTAAAAGTTACACCGGCTGGGATGCTTTTGTAAAGCAAAACCCTAATAAAGTCAAATAA
- a CDS encoding four helix bundle protein, with protein MIESGKKNVLADKSYQFALKIVFLCKDLNAQKEYILSRQLLKCGTSIGANVAEANGAISNADFSAKISIAYKESLETKYWLKLLNDSNSIDENEFTELFKLADELSKILFSILKSTRMNKTGN; from the coding sequence ATGATCGAGTCTGGAAAGAAAAATGTTTTGGCTGATAAATCTTATCAATTTGCATTGAAAATCGTTTTTCTATGCAAGGATTTAAATGCTCAAAAAGAATATATTTTATCCAGGCAGTTATTAAAATGTGGCACTTCGATCGGAGCGAATGTTGCTGAAGCAAATGGAGCTATTTCAAATGCCGATTTTTCTGCTAAAATATCTATCGCCTACAAAGAAAGTCTTGAAACTAAATATTGGTTAAAATTGCTTAATGATTCAAACTCCATCGATGAAAATGAATTTACAGAATTGTTCAAACTTGCAGATGAATTGTCAAAAATTCTTTTTTCTATTCTAAAATCAACCAGAATGAATAAAACTGGTAATTGA
- the hemW gene encoding radical SAM family heme chaperone HemW, with product MSGIYIHIPFCKQACHYCDFHFSTSTKKKSQLVEMLCKELEFRKGEIAPPIQTIYFGGGTPSLLNSEELDLIFKTISQNFEVSENAEITLEANPDDLTEEVIKMLNTSPVNRLSIGVQSFFEENLKLMNRAHNSEEALKSLELAKQYFDNISIDLIYGIPGQSNEQWKQNLQKALDLDIPHISSYALTVEPKTALKKFIEKGKIKPVKDEQYREQFDILVNTLSSNGFEHYEFSNYGKPGYHSQNNMAYWLGEPYLGIGPSAHSYDGISRKWNISNNTLYNKAIEAGNLPQQTEKLSTTDSYNEYVMTRLRTKFGVSEEDIKEKFGEKYRLHFLKESDKFLRDGLMETSGNNFHITSKGKFLSDGIAADLFYID from the coding sequence ATGAGTGGTATCTACATCCATATCCCTTTTTGCAAGCAGGCCTGTCATTATTGTGATTTCCATTTTTCGACATCCACGAAGAAGAAATCTCAATTGGTTGAAATGCTTTGTAAAGAGCTTGAGTTTAGAAAAGGAGAAATAGCACCACCTATTCAAACCATCTATTTTGGAGGTGGTACTCCTTCCCTGCTGAATTCTGAAGAATTAGATCTGATTTTCAAAACCATTTCCCAGAATTTCGAGGTTTCTGAAAATGCCGAAATTACGCTTGAAGCAAATCCTGATGATCTTACCGAAGAAGTGATTAAAATGCTGAATACTTCTCCGGTTAACCGATTAAGTATAGGCGTTCAATCATTTTTTGAAGAGAACCTGAAATTGATGAACCGGGCGCATAATTCTGAAGAGGCGCTGAAATCATTAGAATTAGCGAAGCAGTATTTTGATAATATTAGTATTGATCTTATCTATGGTATTCCGGGACAATCCAACGAACAATGGAAACAAAATCTTCAAAAGGCTTTAGATCTTGATATCCCGCATATTTCCAGTTATGCACTTACCGTGGAACCTAAAACTGCACTGAAAAAATTCATCGAAAAGGGAAAGATTAAACCGGTGAAAGACGAGCAATATCGGGAGCAATTCGATATTTTGGTAAATACACTCTCCTCCAACGGCTTCGAGCATTATGAGTTTTCCAATTATGGAAAACCGGGCTATCATTCGCAAAACAATATGGCCTACTGGTTAGGAGAACCATATTTGGGAATTGGTCCTTCTGCCCACTCTTATGACGGTATTTCCAGGAAGTGGAATATCAGTAATAATACGTTATATAATAAAGCCATTGAAGCAGGAAACTTACCTCAACAAACCGAAAAGCTTTCTACGACAGATTCTTATAACGAATATGTTATGACCAGGCTCCGAACTAAATTTGGGGTTTCCGAAGAAGATATTAAGGAGAAATTCGGAGAAAAATACAGGCTTCACTTTTTAAAAGAATCAGATAAATTTCTCCGGGATGGACTTATGGAAACTTCCGGAAATAATTTTCATATAACTTCAAAAGGCAAATTTCTGAGCGACGGGATCGCCGCAGATTTATTTTATATCGACTAA
- a CDS encoding cyclase family protein, whose amino-acid sequence MLATISHKGVSYTIDFSKPLDISISLRGDNKNPMAWYLKHPKIEPVVDGDFIGKVSKGSSVNFNNIWFNPHAHATHTECVGHITPELNTIQQHLKTFFFKARLISIEPKQKGDDLVFTKEHISKELREIDSEALVLRTIPNYIGKIAKNHSHTNWPYLEEDAMILIREAGIKHFLIDQPSVDKEKDDGKLLAHKAFWDYPKNTRFDATITELIYVPNKIEDGEYFLNLQPASFENDAAPCKPVLYKIQ is encoded by the coding sequence ATGTTAGCTACTATCAGCCATAAAGGAGTTTCCTATACCATAGATTTCTCGAAACCACTGGATATTTCCATAAGTCTGCGGGGAGACAACAAGAATCCTATGGCCTGGTATTTAAAACATCCGAAAATTGAACCTGTAGTAGATGGTGATTTTATTGGAAAAGTGAGTAAAGGCTCTTCGGTGAATTTCAATAACATCTGGTTTAATCCGCATGCGCATGCCACACATACAGAATGTGTAGGGCACATCACTCCTGAATTGAATACTATTCAGCAACATTTAAAAACCTTCTTTTTCAAGGCCAGGCTTATTTCCATAGAACCTAAGCAAAAAGGTGATGACCTGGTTTTTACCAAGGAACATATTTCTAAAGAATTAAGGGAAATAGATTCAGAAGCCTTAGTGCTGCGAACAATTCCGAATTACATTGGTAAAATCGCTAAAAATCATTCGCATACCAACTGGCCCTATTTAGAAGAAGATGCTATGATCCTAATTAGGGAAGCAGGAATTAAACATTTTTTGATTGATCAGCCTTCTGTTGATAAAGAAAAGGACGACGGAAAATTACTGGCGCATAAAGCATTCTGGGATTATCCAAAAAACACCCGATTTGATGCAACGATCACAGAATTGATCTATGTGCCAAATAAAATCGAGGACGGAGAATATTTTCTAAACCTTCAGCCGGCATCCTTTGAAAACGATGCGGCGCCTTGTAAACCGGTACTTTATAAAATTCAGTAA
- a CDS encoding DUF4260 domain-containing protein: protein MKFTLKLEELGMLLLSIWVFSLQHLSWWWFVGLFFLPDIGMLGYLVNSKTGAFFYNIFHHKGLAIVIGLLGYYLKLQALEITGIILFAHASFDRLLGYGLKYEKGFKFTHLGEIGN from the coding sequence ATGAAGTTCACTTTAAAACTTGAAGAACTGGGTATGCTCCTGCTTAGCATTTGGGTGTTTAGTTTACAGCATTTATCGTGGTGGTGGTTTGTCGGGTTATTCTTTCTTCCTGATATTGGCATGTTGGGTTACCTTGTAAATTCAAAAACAGGCGCTTTTTTCTATAATATTTTTCATCATAAAGGCCTGGCGATTGTGATTGGCTTACTTGGATATTATCTTAAATTGCAGGCACTGGAAATTACAGGCATCATTCTGTTCGCTCACGCCAGTTTTGATCGTTTACTGGGATACGGATTGAAGTACGAAAAAGGCTTTAAATTTACGCATCTGGGAGAAATAGGAAATTAA
- a CDS encoding DUF4230 domain-containing protein, whose amino-acid sequence MELLFIGLAVGAVIAYFIFAAFNKDRSKLKTSEQSVVLMDKIKSVCKFISIEGDFSEIYHYENMKEKYLSLVLGKKKAIVLVTAKAHIGFDLSKIRMDSDNEQKKIILTNFPQPELLTIETDFKYYDKREGWANPFTTSDLTDINRDAKKAIVDKIPQSGLIDQARKEALDTIVLMEKIVETIGWKLDYTALTIEDASNNKIEK is encoded by the coding sequence ATGGAATTACTCTTTATAGGACTGGCCGTCGGTGCCGTGATTGCTTACTTTATCTTTGCTGCTTTTAATAAAGATCGCTCAAAACTGAAAACCAGTGAACAGTCGGTTGTTTTGATGGATAAGATTAAAAGCGTCTGCAAATTCATTAGTATTGAAGGTGATTTTTCAGAGATCTATCATTACGAGAATATGAAAGAGAAGTACCTCAGTCTTGTTCTTGGAAAGAAAAAAGCAATTGTACTGGTAACAGCCAAGGCCCATATAGGCTTTGATCTCAGTAAGATTAGAATGGATAGTGATAATGAGCAGAAAAAGATCATTCTTACTAATTTTCCTCAGCCGGAACTGTTAACCATCGAGACCGATTTTAAATATTATGACAAGCGGGAAGGATGGGCAAATCCTTTTACCACTTCAGATCTTACAGATATTAACCGTGACGCGAAAAAGGCAATCGTAGACAAAATTCCTCAAAGCGGACTCATAGATCAGGCAAGAAAGGAAGCTCTTGACACTATAGTTTTAATGGAAAAGATCGTGGAAACCATTGGCTGGAAACTTGATTATACGGCCTTGACTATTGAAGATGCGAGCAATAACAAAATTGAAAAGTAA
- a CDS encoding MmcQ/YjbR family DNA-binding protein, with the protein MNIDTFRDYCLNKKGVTEGLPFGPDNLVLKVMGKMFSIVSLDEVPLRANLKCDPERAIDLREEYEENILPGYHMNKQHWNTMILDGTIEPKLVFELIDHSYKLVFDGLTKKLKKELEDL; encoded by the coding sequence ATGAACATCGACACTTTCAGAGACTATTGCCTTAATAAAAAAGGAGTGACTGAAGGCCTCCCTTTTGGCCCGGATAACCTTGTGCTGAAAGTTATGGGCAAAATGTTCTCTATCGTTTCTTTAGATGAAGTTCCGCTGCGGGCAAATCTAAAATGCGATCCCGAAAGAGCGATCGATCTTAGAGAAGAATATGAGGAAAATATTCTGCCGGGCTATCATATGAACAAGCAACATTGGAACACCATGATTCTAGACGGAACAATCGAACCAAAACTGGTCTTTGAATTGATAGATCATTCTTATAAGCTGGTGTTTGATGGCCTTACCAAAAAATTAAAAAAGGAACTTGAAGATTTATAA